CAAGGATTGCCGCTACGCGATCGGTGAAACCACCGAGTAGGAACTGGGCCGGGGAAAGATTGACCGCAACAATGAAGTGCGAGGGCCAGGTTGTCGCCTGGCGGCAGGCGTTTTCCAGCACCCACTCTCCGATTTCTCCCATCAGGCCGTCAGCTTCGGCCATGGGAATGAAAAGGTTCGGTGGAATGACTCCAGCATAGGGATGGCGCCACCGCAGCAAAGCTTCGAAGCCGACGATCCGCTCCGGCAGCTCTACGAGCGGCTGGTATTCAATGAAGAATTGCCCTTCCTGGAGCGCGACACGTAAGCTGCGCCTCAGCATCTCGCGCTGCTCTAGCATGATCAGCATCGAGCGGTTGAATGCTCTCGCGCGACCGCGTCCATCGTTCTTCGCAGCGTAGAGCGCGATGTCAGCCGCCTTCATCAATTGCTCGCCGTCGTTTCCGTCATTTGGCGCGACGGCGATTCCAATGCTTGCGCCGACAAAGACATCGATGCCGTCGATGGTGAACGGTCCCTTGAACGCATGGACCAGTGATTCCGCCAGCCGCTCTGCTTCACCGGGCTGATCGTCATGGCATTGAATGACGGCAAATTCATCGCCTGCGAGCCTGTAGGCGGTCTCCCCATCGCGAAGCACGGCTTGGATCCGTTCCGCCGTCATCTTGAGCACGATATCGCCAGCGCCGTGACCAAGGGTGTCGTTGACCGGCTTGAAGCCATCGAGATCCATCTGCATCAACGCAAGCTTGTGCCCAGCAAGCACAGGGAGATTCGCCTGAAGATCGCTGCTGAACTGCCGACGATTGGCCAGTCCTGTCAATGCGTCATGCCGAGCCTGGTGAAGAAGCAAGGCTCGATCTGCGTATCCATTCGGGGCTTTCGAACGAGCCGCCTCGTTTCGCGTCTCGATGACCCCGAGTCCCCGTTCCGTGCTGAAAAGGAGAAGATTGCGCCCCTCATCGGACGCGCCAGGTTCAATCGCAATATTGCACGGGATGCCGCCGGCAAGCACCGCCTCGACAAACGGCCTGCGGTCGGAAATCAGCAGCTCTGGATAGACCTGCCAAAGAGTTGCATCTGTCGCGGCCACGATTCTGTAGGCCTGGGCAACCTTTGCAGAGCATTTTACCAGCTTTAGGCTATTCCCATAATAGGAAACAAATTCATCGGTTTGACGATGCATAGACGCCACATTAGAATCTTTCATTCCCGCCTCAGCCTGTTGAGACAACGCTAACATGCTGACACTAAGTTTTTCAATCAAGTGTCGCGTGGTCACCGAGAGGACAACTAGGGAGCGTCAAATAAAAAGAAAGTTCCGGAATCGGCGTTCAAAGGCGCGGTCGGCAGCGGAGCAACTAACACCGGCCGCCAGAAGATCGTGTGGTGACGGCCCTTGATGGGATGAAGTTGCTGGTGATGATGATCCCCGACAGCGGGATTAGGGATTGCCCAAATCCACTGGCCACTTCTTGGGCTGGTGAGATCGAGCAATATCTGTCCGAACTGCAAATCGCCGTTCCACGCGGCGAAATCCTGATGGCCTTCAGCCGGCCACGTTTCTCGCCAGCGATATCTCGGTTCATATTCGGGCGCACAGGGCTTCCCTCGGAAGATGTTGCCGACAGCCGCATGTCGATGGTTTGAATTCTTGCTCCGCCCGACCCTCATGCCCGGGCGCGGGCAGTACGACGCGGGCTTCTGTTAACACATAGTCGATCTTGGCAGCGGTCGGCGTCTTTTCGTCAAAAGTAGACATGCTCGTATCTCCATCGCCGTCACGAAGCAGGATTGGACCGTACCACAACCCAAGCGCCACCAGGCCCCCTAAGATACCGGCTACGATCCCCGCCAATATTCCGAGACTGCGGCTCGTGGCAACGCCGAGACCCAAGCCGAGTGCGAGGGCAAATGGGGCAAGCGTCAAGCAAGAAATCCGCGTGACAAACCCATTGAAATCTCGTCGCTTCTCCTCGCTCCACAATCCGATGGCGCGCGCTCGGCGTAATCAGAACTGCGATGACCCCGACCATGATGCAAAGCAGGATCACTTCGATCCCTTTTTGGAGGAAACTGAGATTGGAAAAAGCATTTTGAAATGGCGCATGGAACTGAAAGCCGAGCAAGATCTGCGCGCCCAACATCGGCATGCGCAATTCATCCAGAGCCGTCTTCGTCTTATCGGCCCGAGACACCTGCTCGACCTTTTCTTTTGCGCAAACGCGAATGGCTGGAACTGCGTCTATGCCGCGTCACCCGACATGAAATGGCAAGTTTCATAAGGCATCCCGCCCCGTCTATGCCATAGAACCGCTACTCCACTCGGAAGTTCCACGAGTGAGGATCTAAATCAGAGTTAGGGTCTGGGGTGCTGACCAATCCAATTGGGCACGAAAAACAATGGCCGCTTAGAAGCGCCTAAGATTTTAGCACTTCGATTCACAACAATCGGGTGTTGGTTACGCGTTCGAATTCAAGGCCGAAAAAGAACGGGATGCCGATGGCGGCACCCCAGCTCCAATCACATGGAAACTGATCCGGTTGGTTACGCCGCTCTTTCTTCTGCTGCGTTCGGTCTCCACTTAATGAGCCGGCCTTCCAAAACATCGAGAATGCGGTCGATGATGAGCACGAACAAGGCCAGGATGATGATGCGGCAAACACTCCGACCGCGTCGAAGTTGCCTTCCGCCTGCGCGATCAGATAACCGAGCCCCGCAGAGGAGCCGAGATATTCACCAATGATGGCGCCTACCACCGCGAAGCCAACTGACGTGCGAAGGGAAGACAAAATCCAGCTGGCCGCCGCCGGAAAATAGACATGCCGCAACAGATCGGAACGTTTGGCCCCGAGGATCCTTGCGTTTGCGAGGACGACCGGGTTGACTTCGCGGACGCCTTGCATCGCGTTGAAGAAGGTGATGAAGAAGACAAGCGTTACTGCGAGCGCTACCTTCGACCATAGGCCGAGACCAAGCCAAAGCACGAAAATTGGGGCGAGTACGACGCGCGGAATGGCGTTCAGGCCCTTGATGAAGGGGTCTAAAATCCGTGCCGTGCTGCGGCTGAGACCGAGCCATACCCCGGCTGCGACGCCCAGGCCCGTGCCGATGATGTAGCCGAGCACAGTCTCCGTCAGTGTGATTGACACATGTCGATAGAAGCTGAGGTCAACAATCCAGCTGACCATCTGGTTGAAGATGTCGAGCGGGGCTGGAAAGAAGAAGACATCGATGAAGCCGGCGGTCACGCCGAGCTGCCAGCCGCCGAGGATAAAAACCAGCATCCCGAGCTGGATGATGCGTTCAGTCACGACGCTCATAGCTTTTCTCCACTTCGCCGCGCAGGGAAGCCCAGATATTTCGATACAAATCCATAAAGCGTGGATCGAGCGTGATTTCCGCGACGTGCGCGGGGGCGCTCGAGTTCCACCGCGAAGCTTTCGATGACCCGTGAACGAGGGCCGGCTGCCAGAATCGCGACCCGGTCGCCGAGGGCTATTGCTTCCTCAAGGTCATGCGTGATCATTACGACGGCCCTGCGCTCTTCCTGCCACAGACGCAGGAGTTCGTTTTGCATGAGGTGCCGTGTGTGAATATCGAGGGCCGAAAAGGGCTCGTCCATCAGGATGACCTTGGGGCCGGAGATCAGGGCCTGCGCCATCTGAACGCGCTTGCGCTGGCCGCCCGAAAGCTGATGCGGATAGCGATGCTCGAACCCTTTGAGTCCGACTTTCGCAAGCCAGTTCATAGAACGCTCGCGCCGCTCTGCACTCGGCACACCTTTGAACAGCAGTCCCAGCTCGACATTCTCGATCGATGTCTTCCAGGGCAGCAGTGCGTCCTGCTGAAAGAGATAGCCGATATCGTTCTGGACGCCCTTAATCGGAGCGCCGTCGATCGCCACTCTGCCGCTGGCAGGCTTCAGAAGACCGGCAATGGCGTTGAGAACGGTACTTTTGCCACAGCCTGTCGGTCCCACGATGGCGAGAAACTCGCCATCGGCAACTGTCAGGTTCACGTCCTGCACCGCGACATAGGAGCCGAATGACATCGTGACTGTGTCAATCGATACCATTGGCCTTTTGTTTAGCTCGCCCGTCGGAACGGACATGGGTTTTACGACAGCCAATGCCATGGCCTCCTCCTGGGGTTAGTTGATGGTCTTGTCGGTGACTTTGTCCACGAATGCGCTCGTGTAGGTTTTGGAAAGATCGATGGTCGCGGCAGCAACCTTTTGGTTGAAACTCTTCAAAACGGCGAGGGGTGTCTGAGTGTCGGTCTCGCTGAATTTGCCATCGACCGAGAAGATCGGTTTGGCATTCTCGACAGCCTTCACATAGGTGTCCCGGTCACCGGAGATGAATTCCTTCGGCAGTTTTTCGACAATCTCTTCAGCGCTGTGTGTGTTCATCCAGGCCAGCGCCTTAACGGTCGCGTTTGTGACTTTCTGGATGGTTTCCGGATTCTCATCGATATAGGCCTGCGTCGCATAAAGGACGGAGGTCGGGTAGATCCCGCCGTAGATTTCCGTGGCACCCTCGTCGCTGCGGGCGTCAATCAAAATCTTGCCGACACCCTTGGCTTCGATAAAGGTTGCCGCCGGATCGTAGTTGACCAATAGATCAACTTTTCCTTGCTCGAGCGCCGCAACAGCAGCCGAACCGGAGCCGACTCCGATCAACGAGACGTCATCAGCCGATAGGCTGTGGCGCTGCAGATAATAGCGAACGAAGAAGTCTGAAGACGAGCCCGGTGCTGTGATACCGATTTTCGCGCCCTTGATCGTTTCAGGTTTGGCAGGATCAAACGTAGCGTTCTTTCCACCGGCAAGCACGAGCCCGGAATTGCGGGCCAGCTGCACGAAGGCGACAACAGCCTTGTTCTGCGACTGCATCTGGATGGTGTGGTCGTAGAAGCCGACCGCGATATCCGTGGAGCCGGCAACGAGCGCCTGCAGCGTCTTGGAACCGCCCGATGCGAAGTTTTCGACGGTCACCTCAAGACCTTCCTTCTCGTAGAGACCTAGGCCAGCTGCGACCGGAAAGGGCAGGTTGTTGAGGTTGTAGGACCCGACGCTGATGCGGACGGGTTCCGCAAAAGCCGAACCTGCGAAGGCGGCCGTCGCTGCAAGGGCGAGCAAAAGTTTACGCATGCGTATTCCTCCCTGATGCGTGGCGCCCTCCCGGCAACCACTTTCGATTATGCCGCGCAAACCATTTGCGCGATAGGTTTTGCAAAGACCCGGCCTTCGAAGAGGCGGCGGGCCGTACGCAGGATTCCGGCAACTGTCTTGCCGTCGCGGGTATCCAGTTTCACTTCCAAACGACCACTTGGATGTTCGAGAACGAGAACGACCGGCGGCTTGCGGTCGCCGATCAGCCGCGAGGCGACGGTTCCGTCGCTGATGCAGGCTGTGGCAATGCCGACCGCACCGGTCGTTGCGAGAGACGGGTGGCATTGACGTGGCATGAAATAGCGCACGCCGAGATCGCCACTCTTGTTAGGCGTCGAGATTAGAACCGGCTTTGGCGTGACCTGACTGCTGACGTCACCCATACCCATGCGCCGGCCGGCTTCGAGCCTCAGAGTTTCGAGACGTTCGAGCAATGCGCCGTTGGCATTAAGCACGGCCGCAGGTTCGTTCCCCGTCACGCCGAGGGCGGTGGCTTCCAGCAACATCATCGGCATCGCGCAATCGATGCAGGTCACATCGATGCCATCGATCCTGTCTCGCGGGTTGCCGGTGGGAAAAAGCATGCCCGTGCGTGCTCCGGCAGCATCCATGAAGGTCAGCGCGATTGGCGCAGCATTGCCGGGCACGCCGTCGATCGACGCATCTCCCATGTAGGCAACCCGGCCATCAGGGGTCGGAACCTCGGCTTCGATCAATTTGCCGGTATTAACGTTGTGAATGCGCACGCGGGTTACCCCCGTCGTCGCCTTGATCAGGCCGGCCTCGATCGCGAACGGCCCGACGGCCGCCAGCATATTTCCGCAGTTGGGCGAGGTATCGACGAATTGCTGATCGATGCGGACCTGAGCGAACAGATAATCCACATCCGCATCGGACACGGTTGCTGGACCAACGATGGCGACCTTGCTGGTGACCGGATTGCCACCGCCGATTCCATCGATCTGTAACGGGTGACCGGATCCCATAACCGAAAGCAGGATCTGATCGCGTTGACGCGAATCCGACGGAAGGTCGGATGCGAGGAAGAACGGTCCTTTGGAGGTGCCGCCTCGCATCAGAACGCAGGGAATGGAAATCAGGTCGTTCATGGTTGTGTCCGCATACTGATGTGATCTAAATATCAATCAGCTTCTTTGTTGCAGTAAGCGGCAAAACGATTGATATGTGAAATGCGAATATCAGAGGGAATGATGCGTTGTGAGCATTAATTGCGAGATACTGGATCTGCGCGCGTTTCTATCAGTCGTCGAACTGGAAAACTTCCACCGCTCTGCCGAAGCGCTTAATCTGTCACAGCCGGCACTCAGCCGGCGAATTCAGAAGCTCGAGCTGGCAATCGGGGCACCGTTGCTCGAGCGCACGACGCGTCATGTCTCGACAACCGCCCTTGGCGCGGAGCTGATCCCCCTGGTACGGCGCATGCTTGAGGAGTTCGACACGTCGCTGTTTGCAGTGCGCGATGTTGGGTCCCAGCGCAGCGGTCTTGTGACGATCGCATGCCTGCCGACGGCTGCTTTCTATTTTTTGCCGACCGTCATCAAGCAGTTCAGCGCCGAATATCCCAATATTCGTTTTCGCATTCTCGATTTGCCGGCCACCGACGGTCTGCAAGCAGTCGCCCGCGGGGAGGTCGAGTTCGGCATCAATATCATGGGCTTTTCAGATCCCGACCTTGTCTTCGACCGGCTCATCGAAGATCCGTTCGTGCTTGCGGCACGCAAGGATCATCCGTTGGCGGCCAAGAGCGAACTCGAATGGGACGATCTGGCGCCCTATCAACTGATCACGGTTCACCGATCCAGCGGCAATCGTACGCTTTTGGATGCAGCATTGGCGAAATCGAACCTGAAACTGCGCTGGTCGTATGAAGTCACGCATCTTTCGACATCACTTGGTCTCGTGGAAGCCGGGCTTGGAATTTCGGTTCTGCCGAAACTCGCCACACCACAAGAGGAGCACCCGTTTCTCGTCACGAGACCTATTCGCAATCCTCAAATCTCGCGAACGATCGGCATTGTGCGCCGTCGCGGTGGGACGCTTTCGCCCGCAGCCGAGCGCTTCATGACCATGTTGATTGGGACGTGGGCCGAAGGAAATTGAGCGGCAAAAGCGTTGATGTTGGCGAGAAGGTGACGATGCCGGAGCCCACGGCTCGGCGTACCGGTCGCCGTCGGGGGCTATTGCCTGGCGGGGCGGTATGCCTTGCCGCAAGGCTGGCGAATGGGCGCACCCTCAAGGCATTCATGTCCGCTCATGACGCCCGAGAACCCAAATTTGTGGGTTGCCGCTCTCCCATCCGCAGGTCGTCCTTGTTTTCTTCGGGTACGACCGGCATGCCGAAATGCATCGTCAACTCGGCCGCGGGAACGCGACTGAAGGAATGTCGCCGGCGACGCATATTGCGTCCTCGCAATCTCCGGTCAGACAGCTTCTGTAATCAGCTTGGTGTTGAAGAAGTTGTCCATCGCCTCAGTCCCGCCTTCGGACCCATAACCAGAGTCCTTTATTCCGCCGAAAGGCAGTTCCGGCAGCGCGAGACCATGATGATTGATCGACACCATACCGCTTTGTATATCGCGCCCGAGCGCGGCGCTCACTTTTGCCGACGTTGTGTACGCGTAAGCTGCAAAGCCAAAGGGGAGACGGTTGGCTTCCGTGATGGCTGCTTGATAGGTTGAAAAAGGGCTCAACGTCACGATCAACAAGCTCTCGCAAAAATGGATGAAGATCGGCCTCGAATAGTCGGCGATCTCTGCCTTCTACAATCGGAAAAGATCGCCGCCGCCATGCGCTCGGGCCGGCTCAATTGCACCGCCTGTTAGTTCCATAAATACGGGTTACACAACAAAGGCCGAGTTTTCAGCATCTTTGAAAAGAGGCTGTGAGGCCGATGGTTCGTATCCCATCACATCAGGATCGATGCGGTCGGTCTTCGCCCGGCGATGCCGGTAGGGCATGGCAATCGATGCGGCCTCTACAATGTGAGCGCAAATCTAAAGTTTGGTGGCGGAACGTGGCCCGAAGTTAAAATTTTCAGCCCCTCGCGATCTGAACGTCCACTAGTTCCGAAGACCCGACGCCGCCATGCAACGTTCGGCCCAAAGCTGCCGGCATCCGACACCCTTCATAGAAGGTGACATTCGGCGAACCTCGGCGTCTGGATCCCGGCTGCCTGATCGAAAAGCGGGCGCCGAGGGCGAAATTCGACTCAGTGCTTTTTGTGTAGACGCCGGCGATATCCCAGAAAGTTCGCCGCCCGCCTAGGGTAATCCATTGGCTAAGTTGTTCCCGAGCGTTTTGTTTTGCGCCACTCTTCGTACTCTCCGCGGGCATCGTCATGCAGCGGATAGTAGCGCTGCAACGACCCGCCCCCCATAAGCTTCACTCGCGAGAACTCCTCCCAATCGTGATGCTTTTGCGATTCTTCGATTACCTTCGGGGCCATTGCGACTGGAAGCACCACCACCCCGTCATCGTCGGCGACGACGATGTCTCCGGGGATTACCGTGACACCGCCGCAGGCAATCGGAACGTTGACGGCGTTGGGATAGATGCCAGTCTGCACATGATAGTTGGGCGTCCAGCCGCGCAGCCATAGGGGGAGATCTAGCTTCTCGACATTGGGCCGATCGCGCATGCACCCGTCGATTACGATGCCAGCGCCGCCTCTGCCTTTGAAATACGTCGACATCATATCGCCAAAGACGCCCGAGCTCATGTCGCCGCGCGCGTCGACCACGACCACATCGCCCTCGTGCACGTGATAAAGCACATGGCGGTGCAACTGCGTCTCCGGATCTGCATATTCTCCCTCGGTGAAGAGGTCCGGCCGCTGCGGCATGAATTGAAGCGTCAGGGCCGGCCCGACGATCGACTTCCCGCGATTCTGCGGCACGGGACCGACCATGTGCGGATTGCGGAAACCCATGTGGCCAAGCGTGCCGGAAACCGTCGCGGCGCCGATTTCCTTCAGTGCGTCGATCAGCTCTTTGGGCGGTCGCGTAATGTCGGGTGTATGCGTCATTTTAGGCTCCGGTGGATGAAACTACCAGTTTGTGACAGAACCGTCGCGGCGCTTCAGGTGAGGCGCTTCCCAGAAACGAAAGCTCTCCGCCTTGACCGCCTCTTCGTTGACCTCGACGCCGAGCCCCGGCAGATCGCTGACCGGATAGTCGGGGCCGTCGAGCCGTGGTTGTACTGGGAAGAAGTCGGAATTATCGAAGCCCAGCTTTGCTTCGGGCGCCCTGGTCTCGAGCCAAGCGAAATTCGGTACCGCGGCGGCGAGATGGATGGTCGCGGCCGTGCAGACTGGGCCGAGGGGATTGTGCGGCATCAGGTCCACATAGTGCGCCTCGCTCCAGCCAGCGACCTTCATCGCTTCGGTGAGCCCGCCAACATTGCAAACATCGAGCCGGTTGAACTGATGGATGCCTCGCTCGATGTAGGGCAGGAACTGCCACTTGCTAGCAAATTCCTCGCCGATGGCGAACGGGATGTCGGTCATCGTGCGCAGAGATTCGTAGGCCTCCGGGGTCTCGTCTCGTATCGGCTCTTCGAGGAAATCAAGCACGCCACGGCCGAGCTTGTTGCAGAAGCTCGCCGCCTCTGCCACCGAGAGCCGATGGTGATAGTCGATGCCGAGCACGACGTTGTCGCCCAGCGCCTCGCGCGCCTTGTTTAGCATACTTGCGGTAGCGCCGATCGACTCGCGCGGCTCAAAGAAGTCCTTGCTGTTTTGCCCGATGGGGAAGAAGCGGATTGCCTGCCACCCCTGTGCGCATAGTTCGCGGGCTCGCTCGATGGCAACATCGCCCTCGGCCTCGTCACCGGTCGAGGCGAAGGTAGAAATGCGGTCGCGCTGCTTGCCGCCCAGCAGGTCGTGGGCCGGCACCCCCAGCGCCTTGCCCTTGATGTCGTGAAGGGCAATGTCGATGGCGGAAATCGCCGCCTGCAGAACGCGCCCGCCCTCGAAGTATTGGCTACGATAAACTTCTTGCCAGATCCGACCAATTTGCATCGGGTCGCGGCCGATGAGAAACTCGCGATAGTGCTCGATCGCGCCGGCCACTGCCTTCTCGCGACCGCTCAAACCGCTTTCGCCCCAGCCGAAGATGCCGTTGTCTGTCTCGACCTTGACGAGCATCTGGTTGCGTGTTCCTACCCATACCGGATAGGGCTTGATAGCGGTGATTTTAAGCTTCGTAGTCATCCACGTCCTCGTTCCACACGCATCCGCTCTGTCTCAGCTGGCCTTGAGGGCCATTTCTGTTTCGCCGTCGAACAGATGCATCCGCTCCTGGTCGAACTCGAGCCAAATCTGCTCGTCGGGCGCGACGGCAATGGTCGGCGGCACGCTGACGTTGACGATGACGCCAGACAGGAACGCCTGTATGAAGGTGACATCGCCGGTCGGCTCGACCGTGTAGGCCTTCGCAGGGACGCTTCCTGGCACCGCACTCTTGTGCAGCTTGATCGTCGAGTGACGTGCGCCGAGCACGACTTTCTTGGTGGTTGCCCTCGCGACCTTCTGGGCGTTCTGTGGCGAGAGCTCGAGGCGCCAGCCCTCCGCGCTGGTCAACACAGTGTTGCCGCTTGCCGTTGATGCCTCCAGCGGAACAAGGCTCATCGCCGGGCTGCCGACGAAGCTGGCGACGAACATGTTCACCGGATGGGCAAAGACCTGCGCCGGTGAATCGTATTGCTGCAGGTAGCCGCCGTTCATCACCGCCATCCTGTCGGCCATGGTTACGGCTTCGAGCTGGTCGTGGGTCACATAGATGATCGTCGCCTTGAGGTCCTGGTGGAAGCGCTTGATTTCCGACCGCATCTGCACACGCAGCTTTGCGTCGAGGTTGGACAGTGGTTCATCCATCAGGAATACCGCCGGATCTCGAACGAGGGCGCGGCCCAGGGCCACGCGCTGCTGTTGCCCGCCCGAAAGTTCGCGCGGCTTACGCTCGAGCAGCTGCGTCATGTCGAGCACTCGCGCTGCTTCCTTGACCTTCTTGTCGATCTCGTCCCTTGGCAGTTTGCGCATCTGCAGCGGGAACGCCAGATTTTTATAGACCGATTTTTGCGGATAGAGCGCGTAGTTCTGGAACACCATTGCGATGTCCCGGTCCTTGGGGTCGAGGTCGTTGACCACCCGGTCGCCGATGACGATGTCGCCAGATGTGATGGGGATGAGCCCCGCCACAAGATTGAGCGTGGTTGTCTTGCCGCAGCCTGAAGGGCCGACGAGCGCAACGAATTCGCCGTCGTTGACCGTCAGCGAAACATTATTGACAGCTTTGAAGCTGCCATAGGTCTTGATCAGATCTTTGAGGACCACGTGGGCCACCGGCAACTCCCCTAGTGCTTGACTGCGCCTTCCGTGAGGGCGCGTACGAAGTATCGTTGCAGGACGAGAAACAGGACCACGACGGGCACGCTCATCATAAAGCTGGCCGCCATCAGGCCCGGAAAGTCCGTCGTATTTTCCGAGAAGAAGCGCTGGATGCCGACCGGGAGTGTCAACTGCTCGTTCTTGGAGAGGAAGGTGTAGGCATAGATGTATTCGTTCCACGCGCCGATAAAGGAATAGATCGCCGTGGCGATGATTCCTGGCGTCGAGAGCGGCATCACGATCAGGACAAAGGCCTGGAACCGCGTTGCCCCGTCGATGCGCGCCGCTTGCTCGAGCTGCACCGGGATGTTGTCGTAGAAACCCTTCAGGAGCCAGATTGCCAGCGGCAGGCCGAATGTGAGGTAGGTGAGGATGAGCGACCCATGCGTGTTTACCAGCCCGATCGCGCGCATCAGGATGAAGAGCGGCACGAGAAAGATCACGGCCGGGAACATGTTGCGAAGCAAGACGGCGAAGAACAGAAAGTTCCGGCCCGGGAAGGTGAAGCGCGAAAACGCGTAGGCCGCAGGAACTGCCACGATCACCGAAAGGATGGTCGTGGCGGTGGAGACGAAAAGGCTGTTCCAGAAGAAGCGCAGGAAGTCCTGACCGACGCTGTTTTGCGGATCGAGCAGCTTCTGGTAGCTGGCAAGGGTGGGTTGGTCCGGCCACCATTGCGGCGGGAATTGCATGGCCGCGAAGCCGGACTTGATCGAGGTGATCAGCATCCAGATCATCGGTAACGCGGTGTAAAGCAGCATGAACACAAGAAAGATGCGTCCGCCCCACCGCCATCCATCGATGCGCACACGACGACGCGCCTGGCCTCGATGAGCATTCTCGGCAATCGTGCTCATTCGCTCCCATCCTTCTGTTCGTTACCGCTCAGCGCACGGACGTAGAAGTAGCCGAGCGACATCAGGATCAGGAACAGCAGCACCGAATAGGCCGATGCCACCCCCCAGCGCTGGCGGCCGAAGGCG
This genomic stretch from Rhizobium favelukesii harbors:
- a CDS encoding carbohydrate ABC transporter permease, with protein sequence MSTIAENAHRGQARRRVRIDGWRWGGRIFLVFMLLYTALPMIWMLITSIKSGFAAMQFPPQWWPDQPTLASYQKLLDPQNSVGQDFLRFFWNSLFVSTATTILSVIVAVPAAYAFSRFTFPGRNFLFFAVLLRNMFPAVIFLVPLFILMRAIGLVNTHGSLILTYLTFGLPLAIWLLKGFYDNIPVQLEQAARIDGATRFQAFVLIVMPLSTPGIIATAIYSFIGAWNEYIYAYTFLSKNEQLTLPVGIQRFFSENTTDFPGLMAASFMMSVPVVVLFLVLQRYFVRALTEGAVKH